One window from the genome of Oryza glaberrima chromosome 3, OglaRS2, whole genome shotgun sequence encodes:
- the LOC127766671 gene encoding uncharacterized protein LOC127766671 has protein sequence MAKVPDLGSDFAQKLLLDLRRRRERLGFDSPAPPQRTSSSNAAVLPRDSHSSSQRPHRSQKPQQAAPRAGRAEATANRSHPQSGNAIAGAGKPRHRATPVVNSHQIVPFQGGGSAKQKPANSSIDVQMALAIALSNRGKLQNIELVSRNGSVFLRDTDHAMPESHLVSPSAHVGKVAIGVKKLNDILMAYSSGGGARDTGRRSSVDIGRELFGGAMDLEESLSMLVMLQEASDYMEGSGNGKVLLLEGKENLKNSARSPSSTRLVEIVDEDSEAEQAKNSKSLSMQIVPHKNSQGFSTPNSSSVLQVSTVTGNNSRSNASKADKDDAKVRMPNVIAKLMGLDNLPSTKVANKGMEKFVKPEALSRKDRRTNLVGGRLPIQIIGSERVSSKGHNMNLLPGEWKIGLKNYEVYKSANLQVSNSSSIPAADKQTRQTMRQMLSKMENAERRGSLGQQLHEEKKLTEETNQQKVANVGCRTDAGKKMDFLKRIRKISGRRQVTEEKHIIQEESTTGKKQTTGMKQLLGTDSEDKSKITRVKFNKENLATTEIKNAARGKNGKTDQRKRQSYNKQTDVHSMPKKSQKYREMKSKEGIQNLEHKKSTKSEATQLKILPYTAEIQQENGKHEEDNDIVKPSDSHGDGGISEQFAGMVEDSRTTGMASPDQFMKQITEVTSIDVHASDRSNVVDQSVTQTNDDTSSNTASETTQTPETFTEGEHHQNLQLVEFKEKPLDDLGDAKETSNPTDLQDQKMHVVSCDSFTENQLLLMRMLLKDQYLLETAKALVRNPVPVHFVNASADRWSEKGSSLFSDIAREVIRKKGKRTEAIVEVSMANTTNMKLQYLDDLIMELDGDIESLNISKKSQHLGEDCTAENLRMILHRDMQNNHPDANSMWDFGWNRISDLPIERNEVVRDLEKNILGGMITDVARELIELSVRHGCCACEA, from the exons ATGGCCAAGGTGCCTGATCTGGGCTCCGACTTCGCCCAGAAGCTGCTGCTCgacctccggcgccgccgcgagagGCTCGGCTTcgactcgccggcgccgccgcagcgcaCGTCGTCGTCCAACGCCGCCGTTCTTCCTCGAG ATTCTCATTCGAGTTCTCAGAGGCCACATCGAAGCCAGAAGCCACAACAAGCAGCTCCTCGAGCAGGAAGAGCAGAAGCAACAGCAAACAGATCA CACCCACAGAGCGGCAATGCCATTGCCGGAGCCGGcaagccgcgccaccgcgccacGCCGGTCGTCAATTCGCACCAAATCGTGCCATTCCAAGGAGGAGGCAGCGCCAAGCAGAAGCCCGCGAACAGCAGCATCGACGTGCAGATGGCGCTGGCAATCGCTCTCAGCAACAGAGGCAAGCTCCAGAACATCGAGCTCGTGTCGCGCAACGGCTCCGTCTTCTTGAGGGACACGGATCACGCCATGCCGGAGAGCCACCTCGTGTCGCCCAGCGCGCACGTCGGCAAGGTGGCGATCGGCGTCAAGAAGCTCAATGACATCCTCATGGCGTACTcatcgggcggcggcgcgagggacACGGGCAGGAGGAGCTCGGTTGACATTGGGAGGGAGCTCTTCGGAGGAGCCATGGATTTGGAGGAGTCACTAAGCATGCTTGTGATGCTTCAGGAGGCATCAGATTACATGGAAGGATCCGGGAATGGCAAGGTGTTGCTACTGGAGGGCAAGGAGAACTTGAAGAACTCGGCGCGTTCGCCGAGTTCCACAAGGCTGGTGGAGATTGTTGATGAGGATTCAGAGGCCGAGCAAGCCAAGAACTCGAAGAGTCTGTCAATGCAGATAGTTCCTCACAAGAATTCACAAGGTTTCAGTACTCCAAACAGCTCATCAGTCTTGCAGGTCTCTACTGTTACAGGCAACAATTCCAGGAGCAATGCTTCTAAAGCTGACAAGGATGATGCAAAAGTCAGGATGCCTAATGTGATTGCCAAGCTGATGGGATTGGACAATCTTCCATCAACCAAGGTAGCAAACAAGGGCATGGAGAAGTTTGTGAAACCTGAAGCATTGTCAAGAAAGGATAGGAGGACGAATTTGGTCGGCGGCAGATTGCCGATTCAGATTATAGGTTCAGAAAGGGTGTCATCCAAAGGACACAACATGAATTTGCTGCCAGGTGAGTGGAAGATTGGCCTGAAAAATTATGAAGTATACAAAAGTGCTAATTTGCAGGTGTCTAATAGTTCATCGATTCCTGCGGCTGATAAGCAAACAAGGCAAACCATGAGACAAATGTTAAGCAAAATGGAGAATGCAGAGAGAAGAGGTAGTCTAGGACAACAACTCCATGAGGAGAAGAAACTGACTGAAGAAACTAATCAGCAGAAGGTTGCGAATGTTGGATGCCGCACCGATGCAGGGAAAAAGATGGATTTTCTGAAAAGAATTAGGAAAATTTCAGGCAGAAGACAAGTCACTGAAGAGAAGCACATTATTCAAGAAGAGAGCACAACAGGGAAGAAGCAAACTACAGGCATGAAACAATTGCTGGGCACAGACAGTGAGGATAAATCTAAGATAACTAGAGTTAAGTTTAACAAGGAAAACCTTGCCACTACTGAAATCAAGAATGCAGCAAGAGGGAAGAACGGCAAAACAGATCAACGGAAGCGGCAATCATACAATAAACAGACAGATGTACATAGCATGCCAAAGAAATCTCAGAAATATCGTGAAATGAAGAGTAAAGAAGGCATTCAGAACTTAGAGCACAAGAAGTCAACAAAGTCAGAAGCGACACAATTGAAAATTCTCCCATATACTGCAGAGATACAGCAAGAGAATGGAAAGCATGAAGAAGATAATGATATTGTCAAGCCATCAGATAGCCATGGGGATGGAGGTATTTCTGAGCAATTTGCAGGAATGGTGGAAGACAGCAGAACAACTGGAATGGCTTCCCCAGACCAATTTATGAAGCAAATAACTGAAGTGACCTCAATTGATGTGCATGCAAGTGATAGATCAAATGTGGTAGATCAGAGTGTAACTCAAACAAAT GATGACACAAGTTCTAATACAGCTAGTGAAACTACACAAACACCAGAGACATTCACAGAGGGGGAACATCACCAAAATCTGCAATTAGTGGAGTTTAAAGAGAAACCGTTGGATG ATTTGGGTGATGCCAAAGAGACCAGCAATCCAACGGATTTGCAAGACCAAAAGATGCATGTGGTCTCGTGTGATTCATTCACAGAGAATCAGTTACTGCTTATGAGAATGTTGCTAAAGGATCAATACTTGCTTGAAACTGCAAAGGCTCTTGTCAGAAATCCTGTCCCTGTACATTTTGTCAATGCCAGTGCAGATAGATGGTCAGAGAAAGGCAGCTCTCTTTTTTCAGATATAGCGCGGGAAGTTATCAGAAAGAAAGGTAAAAGAACTGAGGCAATTGTAGAAGTTAGCATGGCAAACACAACTAACATGAAATTGCAATACTTGGATGATCTTATCATGGAACTGGATGGAGATATTGAGAGCCTGAACATCTCCAAGAAATCTCAACATCTGGGTGAAGATTGCACAGCTGAAAATTTGCGAATGATACTTCACAGGGACATGCAAAACAATCATCCGGATGCTAACTCGATGTGGGATTTCGGTTGGAACCGCATTTCTGACCTTCCGATTGAGAGAAATGAAGTCGTCAGGGATTTGGAGAAGAACATATTGGGTGGCATGATCACAGATGTAGCAAGGGAGCTAATTGAATTATCAGTACGCCATGGGTGCTGTGCCTGTGAGGCCTGA
- the LOC127766408 gene encoding uncharacterized protein LOC127766408 → MSTKRRRACVCPNEVTTSTGSTGDLHACHETGAAAGDRSSSPSLLDLPLDVLLEIVARCDAATVLSLAATCKALRRIILGDDFRRRLALQAAANGGFDPALLLGVSYRLHEHGGAEDDRRLVQAYGRRARFDESLLGSFTPVASRDGILVLRREHRDASSGGGGAGQLCAIKTRPLELLVCSTLTGNTSSPPTLSFCDDDFTYPPALLTVAGAGAGCSFELLVADSHLTTQTYQSQNGKWGARRAIAMPPDHPRLGAPVDGCSAAVTGRTVHWLCHKSRPNSGEHAFVVLSVDADTARGTVTELPRECIGGKTGAFDVHGLHLAGSAADGRLRLVAAGMQAISVWTLSPSPEAEEEADRWSQQAVAIHVQRGIGKTLFGESWKPIRLDESGRLRSTTRFMGFTERSGVGILWMEGGGGLARFSLATGELAVLRRAPAAGGVRDAGHVSCVFLHEVDLASLLRTMTCL, encoded by the coding sequence ATGTCGACGAagcgccggcgagcttgcgtaTGCCCGAACGAGGTCACCACATCAACGGGGTCAACGGGAGACCTGCACGCGTGCCACGAGACTGGGGCCGCGGCCGGCGatcggtcgtcgtcgccgtcgctgctggaTCTCCCGCTCGACGTCCTGCTCGAGATCGTCGCCCGctgcgacgccgccaccgtcttAAGTCTCGCCGCCACATGCAAGGCCCTCCGCCGCATCATCCTCGGCGACgacttccgccgccgcctggcgcTCCAAGCTGCCGCCAACGGCGGCTTCGACCccgcgctcctcctcggcgtctCCTACCGGCTCCacgagcacggcggcgcggaggatgATAGACGTCTCGTCCAGGCATACGGCCGCCGCGCACGCTTCGACGAGAGCCTGCTGGGATCGTTCACGCCGGTGGCCTCGCGCGATGGCATTCTCGTCCTCCGCCGCGAGCACCGGGatgcgagctccggcggcggcggcgctggccaaCTTTGTGCGATCAAGACTCGACCACTTGAGCTGCTCGTCTGTAGCACGCTCACCGGGAACACGTCGTCGCCTCCTACCCTGAGCTTCTGCGACGACGACTTCACCTACCCGCCCGCCTtgctcaccgtcgccggcgccggcgccggctgtTCCTTCGAGCTGCTCGTCGCCGACAGTCACCTGACAACGCAGACGTACCAATCACAGAACGGTAAATGGGGCGCCCGCCGTGCCATCGCCATGCCCCCGGACCACCCGCGGCTCGGCGCGCCGGTGGACGGCTgcagcgccgccgtcaccggaCGAACCGTACACTGGCTCTGCCATAAATCCCGACCAAACTCCGGCGAACACGCGTTCGTCGTCCTCTCCGTCGACGCCGACACCGCCCGGGGGACGGTGACGGAGCTGCCGCGTGAATGCATTGGCGGGAAGACCGGCGCCTTCGACGTCCACGGCCTCCATCTCGCCGGCTCGGCGGCGGACGGGAGGCTGAGGCTGGTGGCCGCGGGGATGCAGGCCATATCGGTGTGgacgctgtcgccgtcgccggaggcggaggaggaggccgatcGGTGGAGCCAGCAGGCGGTGGCGATCCATGTCCAGCGAGGGATCGGCAAGACTCTCTTCGGCGAATCGTGGAAGCCGATACGCCTCGACGAGTCCGGCAGGCTGCGGTCGACGACACGATTCATGGGGTTCACCGAGAGGAGCGGCGTCGGGATCCTGTGgatggagggaggcggcgggctcgcccGGTTCAGCCTCGCGACGGGAGagctcgccgtcctccgccgcgcgccggccgccggcggcgtgcgagACGCCGGCCATGTCTCGTGCGTGTTCTTGCATGAGGTAGACTTGGCATCCTTGCTACGAACCATGACATGCTTGTGa
- the LOC127766409 gene encoding uncharacterized protein LOC127766409 produces MAAKRLRDGSCFDETAMQPAAKRLRARAAATAEARTTTTLPVDLLLEIVARLDAATTVRCAAAGKSIRRAILDPSFRRIRLALRAAANGAGFDPTLLFAVSYKLARLDDPPVLIVEDPQSAAGGAAAPFAISGKFLGHIVEPPPPSSYRPVLPIYKSYDSELKHSETVASRDVLVVLRERPVGVRAFCTVPRQQLCICNSLTGDTTRLPMSDVVDDYPPAFLATGGAGRSYELLVMDKRLQTQTFSSEDGKWGAIRAMEELPHPISSPLYAHRPLVVSRRNAVYWLCPQRLGGFTADLHILAVDVGAGRRRASRIELPLDCLSRMKPFGWQSDGIILAPSPSPDGELSLIVAEVLVISQWTLLPSSSSSSSEGGSPAARWSRQVVISRLAIDRQAGHDMFMGVVCFHGLGLVSGAVLMQVRVLDTVLIALLHLASKECLILRRWDKMSRPSELCLHEIDLASVLQSMKHFLI; encoded by the coding sequence ATGGCAGCAAAACGCCTACGAGACGGCTCGTGCTTCGACGAGACTGCCATGCAGCCAGCGGCAAAGCGGCTACGTGCACGCGCGGCGGCTACGGCCGAggcgcggacgacgacgactctcCCGGTCGATCTCCTGCTCGAGATCGTCGCGCGCTTGGACGCCGCGACCACCgtccgctgcgccgccgccggcaagtcCATCCGCCGCGCCATCCTCGACCCGTCcttccgccgcatccgcctcgccctccgcgccgccgccaacggtGCCGGCTTCGACCCTACCCTCCTCTTCGCCGTCTCCTACAAGCTCGCTCGCTTGGACGATCCACCCGTGCTCATCGTCGAGGACCCAcagtcggcggccggcggcgctgctgctccgTTCGCCATCTCCGGCAAGTTCCTCGGCCACAtagtcgagccgccgccgccgtcgtcgtacCGACCCGTCCTCCCTATCTACAAGTCATACGACTcggaattgaagcactcggagaCGGTGGCGTCGCGCGacgtcctcgtcgtcctccgggAGAGACCAGTCGGCGTCCGTGCATTCTGCACCGTTCCTCGTCAGCAGCTGTGCATCTGCAACAGCCTCACCGGCGACACCACCCGCCTCCCCATGTCGGACGTCGTCGACGACTACCCGCCGGCCTtcctcgccaccggcggcgccggccgcagCTACGAGCTGCTCGTCATGGACAAGAGGCTGCAAACCCAGACGTTCTCGTCGGAGGACGGCAAGTGGGGAGCCATCCGCGCCATGGAAGAACTACCTCACCCGATCTCATCGCCACTCTACGCCCATCGCCCACTTGTCGTCAGCCGCCGCAACGCCGTGTATTGGCTGTGCCCGCAAAGGCTGGGCGGGTTCACCGCCGACCTCCACATCCTCGCCGTGgacgtcggcgccggccgccgtcgtgcGTCGCGGATCGAGCTGCCGCTGGACTGCCTCAGTAGGATGAAGCCCTTCGGGTGGCAATCCGACGGGATCATCCtggcgccctcgccgtcgccggacggGGAGCTGAGCTTGATCGTCGCGGAGGTCCTCGTGATATCGCAGTGGACGCTgctgccatcgtcgtcgtcgtcatcgtcggagggggggtcgccggcggcgaggtggagcagGCAGGTGGTGATCAGCAGGCTGGCGATCGACAGGCAGGCCGGGCACGACATGTTCATGGGCGTCGTTTGCTTCCATGGACTGGGGCTCGTGAGCGGCGCCGTGCTCATGCAGGTTCGGGTGCTGGACACCGTGCTCATCGCCCTACTCCACCTTGCGTCGAAAGAGTGCCTCATCCTGCGGCGCTGGGACAAAATGAGCAGACCCTCGGAACTGTGCTTGCACGAGATAGATCTGGCCTCTGTGCTCCAATCCATGAAGCATTTTCTGATATGA
- the LOC127766147 gene encoding glucose-6-phosphate isomerase, cytosolic A has translation MASSALICDTEQWKGLQAHVGEIQKTHLRHLMHDVERCKAMTAEYEGIYLDYSRQRATGETMEKLFKLAEAAKLKEKIEKMFRGDKINSTENRSVLHVALRAPRDEVINSNGVNVVPEVWGVKDKIKQFSETFRSGSWVGATGKALTNVVSVGIGGSFLGPLFVHAALQTDPEAAESAKGRQLRFLANVDPVDVARSIKDLDPETTLVVVVSKTFTTAETMLNARTLKEWIVSNLGPDAVAKHMIAVSTNLELVEKFGIDPKNAFAFWDWVGGRYSVCSAVGVLPLSLQYGFPIVQKFLEGAASIDKHFRSSSFEKNIPVLLGLLSVWNVSFLRYPARAILPYSQALEKFAPHIQQLSMESNGKGVSIDGVQLPFESGEIDFGEPGTNGQHSFYQLIHQGRVIPCDFIGVVKSQQPVYLKGEIVSNHDELMSNFFAQPDALAYGKTPEQLHSEKVPEHLIPHKTFQGNRPSLSLLLPSLSAYEIGQLLAIYEHRIAVQGFLWGINSFDQWGVELGKSLASQVRKSLHASRVEGKPVLGFNSSTTSLLTRYLAVEPSTPYNTTTLPKV, from the exons ATGGCGTCGTCGGCGCTCATCTGCGACACCGAGCAGTGGAAGGGCCTCCAG GCGCATGTTGGGGAGATTCAGAAAACGCACCTGCGCCATCTGATGCATGATGTTGAGCGCTGCAAGGCAATGACAGC TGAGTATGAAGGCATATATCTGGATTACTCGAGGCAGCGTGCGACTGGCGAAACCATGGAGAAGCTGTTTAAATTGGCCGAG GCTGCAAAGCTCAaggagaagattgagaagatgtTTAGAGGTGACAAG atAAATAGCACAGAGAACAGATCAGTGCTTCATGTAGCTCTAAGGGCTCCAAGAGACGAAGTAATAAATAGCAATGGGGTCAATGTGGTTCCCGAAGTTTGGGGTGTAAAAGATAAAATCAAGCAATTTTCAGAAACTTTTAGGAGTGGATCATGG GTTGGGGCAACTGGTAAAGCATTGACAAATGTTGTGTCAGTAGGAATAGGTGGTAGCTTTCTTGGTCCTCTGTTTGTGCATGCTGCCCTCCAGACAG ATCCAGAAGCTGCAGAATCTGCCAAAGGGCGGCAATTAAGATT TCTTGCAAATGTCGACCCTGTTGATGTTGCACGAAGCATCAAAGATTTAGATCCTGAAACAACACTTG TTGTGGTAGTCTCGAAGACCTTCACAACAGCTGAAACAATGTTAAATGCTCGAACTCTTAAGGAGTGGATTGTCTCTAATCTTGG ACCTGATGCTGTTGCAAAACATATGATTGCTGTCAGTACCAATCTTGAG CTTGTGGAGAAGTTTGGAATTGACCCGAAAAATGCTTTTGCATTTTGGGACTGGGTTGGTGGCCGCTATAGTG TTTGCAGTGCTGTTGGTGTCCTGCCCTTATCTCTTCAGTATGGCTTTCCGATTGTTCAGAA atTTTTGGAGGGTGCAGCCAGCATCGACAAACACTTTCGTTCATCTTCATTTGAGAAAAATATTCCT GTACTCCTTGGTTTGCTGAGTGTGTGGAATGTTTCATTTCTCAGATATCCAGCTAGA gcaaTACTGCCCTATTCCCAAGCACTTGAGAAATTTGCACCGCATATTCAGCAG CTTAGCATGGAGAGTAATGGAAAGGGTGTCTCCATTGATGGTGTTCAACTGCCCTTTGAGAGTGGTGAAATTGATTTTGGTGAACCTGGAACCAATGGGCAACACAGCTTCTATCAATTAATCCATCAG GGAAGAGTTATTCCTTGTGATTTTATCGGTGTCGTAAAAAGCCAGCAACCTGTTTACTTGAAAG GGGAAATTGTGAGCAATCATGACGAATTGATGTCCAATTTCTTTGCTCAGCCTGATGCGCTTGCTTATGGAAAG ACTCCTGAACAACTGCATAGCGAGAAAGTACCTGAACATCTTATCCCTCATAAG ACTTTTCAGGGCAACCGACCATCGCTTAGTTTATTGCTGCCCTCATTATCTGCTTATGAGATTGGACAG CTTTTAGCCATCTACGAGCACCGGATTGCAGTCCAGGGTTTCCTATGGGGAATAAACTCATTTGACCAGTGGGGAGTGGAACTGGGCAAG TCTCTTGCCTCTCAAGTGAGAAAATCTCTACATGCATCCCGCGTTGAAGGAAAGCCTGTCCTGGGGTTTAACAGCAGTACTACAAGTTTGCTGACACGATATCTTGCT GTTGAGCCATCCACTCCTTACAACACTACCACACTGCCGAAAGTTTGA